The nucleotide window AAAATTGTGAATTAACTTCAACTTATATTTAACTTGtgcattgttttatttttaaaaaattacttttATAATAAGCATCCTGCTGCCAATCGAAATTGATTTGAGATTGATTTCACATTTAAAGATGCTTATTGTTTAGGTTGATTAAATGCAAGCAATCTCTTGTGTTCAAATTCAAGACTACGACTTGGGGGGTTTAGTGAAATTTTTTTGTGTAGAGAATTTCCTGTCTATGTTGGTTATGTTAAGTTTATGAACGTTTATTATGAAAATAGGATGTGATTCTTTGCCAAGAGAGGGTGTTACTAGACTGTCATGAGACTAGAACTTAAGTCTCGCAAATCGCGCAGCCTTAGGCAATTCCTTTGCTTCAAATATGCCAGAGTTAGCctatctctcaaaagtgagaaTTCTTCAATGAGAATTCTCAAATGCACCGAAATAAAGAGGAAGCAAACTCAAAAGATAAAGAAACTCAAATCAAACATAAAAGCTACAATAAAGTAATGTGCACAATGTGTTTGAGTAAATTCtatcaaatatatttaataacTATGAATGAAATGATTAAAAATGATGGGGGAAGGCCTCtttttatagttgagctcccctagATCCAATGATATAGTTTAAATGACATTGACGATCAAGATTAAAACATATCTACAAGATGGGAGTAGTAAAGGATTTAAACACTATACAATCTTATCCTTTAGGATTTACAATATTCACCATGACAACTATAGTTTTACTAGAGTGTTCCACTAGGCTACCAAAGTACTCTAGTTTTACTAAAGTGTTCCACTGGGCCACTAAAGCTTTAAGTAGATTGGGCTTCTTCATGTGTTCGAAGAATCGGGCTAGTTTAAGTGGGTCAAATGAGCCCTATTTAATCAATTGACCTTTATGGGACGTTTTGTGTGCATTCGTTATGATTTTTAATTTGCGACCTGTGACATTCCCCCTCACCCATTCTCGTGACTCCATCGTTGCATCCTTTGGAATGATATTGATTTGACGCGTCTAAGAATTTTCTTAATGCTTTGGCCAATTCCCAACCATTCTTTTTGTTTGGTAGTTTCGTCCCTTGAAACATTTGTCTCGACTTATGTCTCTACTATCGTCTAACTGCaattgtttctctcttttgtacaTTTTGATCTTAAGAGGCTAGCACTCTTACTCGCCCCCATTGTGACTCGCCTCAATTGGGATCCCCTCCAGTTGAGTATTGCCACTAACTCTGGTTGTAAGCCTCTCAACTTACCCGTTTCAGAACTTTGAAAGTAACCATATGTCTTGATGAACCTAAGATGATATGGCATTTGCTCTTGATAACACTAGCAAATTGTAACCAACAACCatgattaactttctttttagttATCATGCCTACACAAAAAAAAATCGGCTTTCATTAACACGTTGAAGAAATCCTTTCGACccgaaaaagagaaagaaatgaaTTAGTAGACATATTTTAAAAGTGGGTCTAGAAGAACAATGTCCTTCAATTTTCTAGGATCGTACGGTACCTTATAGTTATTAGTCCATTTCCGATAATGTTGATAATGGTCAAATGACTCTTGGTAATCACATAAACTAGTCAAATATTTATCGATGTGTGCATAGTTATTAATGATTAAACTCAATGCAATGTTAAACTCGATAATTGACAATTTAAATTACTTCCCTCTAAGGTGAAACTTAACTACACCAATACTATTTAATGTAAAGTTTTCAAGCATATTGAATTCATAAGTGGTATAAAATTCATGAGTTAACTCAATTAACACTAGACAATTAATCACCgagtaattttaccaatcaaTATTTTCAAACAATCCAAATACATCATTATGAATATTCAAAGCATCTAAAGTCAACTCGTGAACATACTTTCAATGCGTAATGGATTTGCGACAAAGGTCTGCATACTATTTCCTTTCAGTTGCTTTGTTGAACGTTAAGGGCTTCTGTAATTCAGGTTCTGCAATTGGTAAAACATGCTTTCCCTTGTTGAGTCAATTCTGATGTTTTGATGCTTCATGCGTTGGCTTGGAGATGAGTTGAACGATAGCTAAGCTCATGTCAACAACCTCGGCTCACTTCGTTAAAGCCTTGGTAGTGGTCTTGCCCATCGCACAATCTTAGTTGAGTAGAAATGATATCGTTTCAGTAGTTGTGCACATTTGTGGACAAGTAAGTGAAGATGTTGGATCTACTGCCCTTAGTGTAAGTATTCTCATTCATGTATACTTGCATTTTTCGAACAATTTTAAAACTTCCACTATAACTATAAAAGCTATTTTCTTAACTAATTATTCCAACAACATATTGTCCTCTCTACCTTTTTCAATGTCATATTTCAACGCCTGTCAACACCTAAACTACTCCCTGCCTCTCCGCCCCAATATTCCCTTAATatttttgtaatatcctgattttgggcctagtcggaatagtggtttcgtgaccacaaaattcgagatagaaataattattttatgattattttaaggtctatgatatgattgcataattgtgtgaaaatttcgtgaagaaattttatgcataaagtgcttaatttgaaatttaggactaaattgaataaattgcaaaacttgtgttctagaagtattttgcataaaattgaattagattattaattagaggtccttaaagagaattttaccaatttctaagtctatggacaaaaattaggacatggaaggaattttggaaagtttagtagtaagggcattttggtcatttagggtaaaatgaattaaaatacaaaattaaaagccaattttgctcatcttcaaccccatggccgaatatagcaaggagaaaccatggctagggttttcaagcttccaagctcgattgtaagtccgttctagcctcgtttttaatgattttacgtttttgagtccctagctcgatttagcttatgctagcaataatttaacctagggtttatatttggaaaaatacccataggtgaaatttgtgcaatttggtgttttatgatagaatgtgaggttttaaattatgttagacaacttgtgctactcggttttaagtgaaaacgagcaaaagggcttaatcggtaaaaatacctaatagtcataagtacatgttagagtgagaatttgatgttgccatagaagggaaaaatgatcagcatgtcataaaacataagaaaataggctgaattttaatttacgagctttggggcaaaagtgtaaatatgcaaaagtttaggggcaaaattgtaatttttccaaaatatgattttgggtcaatttgaataatgtgagtcctaattagactatattttaaatgatagagcaaggaaaactgaaattcgggctaaaatggggaaaataccaagttgtggacgaaatggtaaaatagccattttagcatacgaggtaagttcatatgtaaatgttggtaacatagttattattttaaatgttttaatgttatttaaatgatatgataattattatgaaatatcatacttgtgacaattgtttgataatatgtcaaattatgtgatatacttggaaaatgtgaaatactacagagtatcgatatcggcattccgtagaagatggttgagacacatgattgggaaaaggtccgttgaaccttaggaatggattaggatacaagtgacatgtcactaggatggttgagcatccgaactcgttgagttgagtccgagttcacttatggatgcggcgtccgaactcgttgagttgagtccgagttcgtgagatgtaactaggcatccgaactcgttgagttgagtccgagttcacttatggatctgaacgccgagctcgttgagttgagtccgagttcacttatgggcgggttacatggtagcttggctacatatgtggcacttatgtgcaaactttccatgtatccgaattatattcgatgtgttcaacgggtaaagttctactcaaatggaggaatactcaagatgaaagggacgtattggtaagtgttgtgaaatggatactttgaacaggtatgtacttaaccctcgggttgaaaactcgatataacaacaatatggtaagatgataaatgaaaaggtgatatgaatgtcttggtgatgattatgcaaatgatgttttatgtttgcttatatggttatgttacttgctatttgcatgtgagcttactaagcatttatgcttactcctccttttcattccttgtagtgttgacaagccagctcggaaatcggaagcggtcggaggcacgctcacactatccagtataccatcttggcataatggcttgtatattttgagtatggcatgtatagcattataatcattttatatgtatggtcttatgatatggttattgagtggtatggaaatagaaatgcttggtaatgattagccattggaatggctaatcatgatcatatttggtattatgtatgtcaaattgctagctaatccatggaaaccatgaaataggttaaatttaccataaaatagattcagacagcagcagtgacgtgagtttgaaaaatcactaaaaatagtagaaatggaattaaataatgaataagttatggaatcgaagcttgatgagtctattttcatatggaataagcgaaacaggtatatgagctatattttatgagatgtttaaatttttgtgaaacagggccagagcgatttctggatccctgttctgactttggaaattcaccataaattttacaaagataattagaagtcacgctttatatgtacagattccttattgagtttagttttattagagacaaacggcatagtcattgaaggtctgtataggagatatctgattcgtaatatacagaggtcgagtagttgaaccctgaaacagggagactttaactaataaaatgtactaattggcccaaccaaaattctagaaaaattagtagatatatatatgagtctagtttcaggaaaaatttacggaattggatttgagtttagtaactcgagatatgatttttaaagcgattgTGATGCGTTAGCCGACttgtctgaaattttaaaatgaattgtatgagctgtttaattaatgaattaagtccgttaacacctcgtgttcgactcggaaaCGGTCtcagtgcgggtgttacaattttcaacttaaaaaaattgaaaagaaagtgtAAAAACTGAAACGAAGTGGTCAAGCTTACCAAGCACTAAAACTAACACCATATGAACTACCATAGAAGAAAAAAGGTTTGCAGAAAGAaagaaactttgaaattttttcaaactttgataaaaaaaaatgaaacaccATGGCCCAAGAATTTATACACTCTTTTGGCTAGAGAAAGGCTTGGTCTCGAATCACCAACAATAATATCACACCTAGTAGTTTCTAAATTCAAACAACAAGAAATTATTAGCGTTGTTTCCTAATGATGTGTTGTAACACACAACTATTAATACGCATATGTGAACGTGCGAGGTTTGGTAAAACATTGGCTAGATGTGTCTTTCAAGGGCATAGGCTTGTTGTTCCAAATTCTAAGTGTTTCCTACTAATTGTAGAGCCTTCGCCCTTGAACACACATCACCCTTCCTTTAAAGAAAGGACTTGATTATGCCTTGAGGCAAGCCACCATATAACATCCCTCTCAATTAGAGGGAAATTGTTATACCCTAGTTGTCCAAACAAAGAAGTAAGAACACAAACGGTGTGAACAAACCCCTTGGAGGAAACTCCCTGTGCTAGCAATTGAGCGAGTCCCACTGGTGAACCCCCACACCAAAATTTTGTCACAACCTCCCATTCGATGTAACACAAGGCAAATAATAACGCCACCCTACCTAGATTTTTACCATAAGGCCACTCGACTACTTCACTCTAACTCGTCAAAAGCAACTCCCTATATGGAACTTAGAGATACAAGACTAAGGCCCAAAGTAGCCAAGCCTTAGAaggctctctctctctctttccctCTTCACCTTACCATCTTTGACCACTACATATTCTCTCTGCCTTATCCAACGAACACATCAAAACTTGCAACAAGCAAAAAGCAACACTAATTCTTTGAGAAATCAATAGATGATTTGATGTAGTAGTTGTTGATCTTTGATTTCTCCATTACCCTTTGAACTAAATGTAGTTTAAAATATATTAAGGATTAAAAACGCTTTATCACCTTAACAAGatgttaaatatataatattatttataattatagtatataaaataaaatataaaatatttattaatatttgggTTGACTTTAGACTTGAAAATGTCGTCCAATCCATTTTTAAAACATGACCGAAGTTAATACTTTTGATCttgtatttttattcaaattctcTTAAATATTATACTTTTAAATTTAGATGGTAGCTCTATTTTATTAAaagtttcaaattttcaaaaatatttttggtaAAAAGTAAAACCTAATTTTATTTTGCTATGGAAAcaacatatatattttttacctTTTAGATGTTTCTAAAACCTTGCATGTTACTTTAGCTGTTCAAGAAAGAATTGTTAAATTAATCCAACTTTACAATTGGTTTTCATAATTGACGTGTGTTTTATGAATTACGGCTACAAATAGGGAAACCGCTCTTAGCATAATTACCCATGGGTTTAACAACTCCAAAGATAATAAATTCATATATGTTTCcgatttttcttaattttaaaattaaataaattattttttaaatttttctaaatttgaaaTTGAGCAATTAAGGACAATTATCACCGTGTTCATTTCTTCTATCAATTTATTCTACTTTTAATTAGTATAATAATTCTCAATATTTACGCAttcatcaatttaattttaattctaaaaatttaaccCTCGACATTCATATATTCTATAATTTGttcctaattttaaaatttttgatattcaatgagagctaaatttgttaaaaattttagaatcataatcaaaatgatagaatttataaatattgaggttaaatatgttattataccaATCGAAAGCAAGATAATTTGATGAAAACAAGGTAAACGGTATGTTTATGTCCTTAATTGCTTATTTTCGAAATTGATACCCCATTTTTTTAGAAagatcaatttatttaattttgaaattgaaagAGAGTACCAAAAATATTGAAGAATGAAAATTAAATGTTTTTTTAATAGTAGGAGGAAATTTAGTTAAGAGTGAGGACAAAGGGTGCAGGTATATAAAATTTGAATCTTTAACCGGTTATATATGCCCATGTATAAAAAAAAGTTAATTGTATGAATAAATTTAGGCTTAAAAGGCTATTGATTTTGGAACTTGTCCTTTTACATCTCCCAAAATCACAATATTGGTTAGAAAGAAAGTGAGAAAACAAAGGATGAAATACAGACGAGAACATGAGAACTCACTAAAGAAATCAACCGGCTATAATTGTACAACACATGGAAGCCCTTCctcacgtatatatatatatcatgaactGCAAAGATAAAAAGTAATAAATTTCTCCCAGCTCATCAGTTGTGGGATCAATTAAAGGCCACGGATGGAGGTGTGGGATTGGTTTTATGGGTTTCCCTTGTAATAAAAATACTTCACATGATGGAGCAAGGGTCTTGTTGATGAGCATATGGCAACTCTTGATACACATATAAAGGCTGATTATAAGGCCATACATAGGCGGCGGGGGGCTCCTTGGCCTCTTCCTTCTTTTCACCGCCGACAGCACTAACGCTCACTAGCTCCGCATGCCCCACGCTCTTCCTTAGCCGACTTGTTAGCTGAACTGCGTCCACCCCATCTCCTGTTACCTCTATTTGGCTCTTGTCATCTCCTTTCAATGAAGCTGACTCCACCCCTATGAATCCCATTAATAAACACAGCAACGTTAAATtctaatttcatcataaactttAAAACATTTCAATTGAGTCATCGTATGGATGATTACCTGAGAAACCGACTACTACCTTCAAGGCCTTGGAGCGGGATTTCTCGTCGCTCATAGTCACCTTCACTACCATCGTTTGCTGCAAAAAAGAACAACTCAATTCAGACTCTTCATGGTATTTGATATCATAAACACATACTCTACTTTCCATACCTTCATGGTGTCAAGAACAGAGCTGTTTTAGTTTTCCTAAAGAGAGTGGCAGAAATGTGGAAAATATCGAGAGAGGAACTACTTGTGCTGTTTGTTTTGTGTGGGAAAATATGAGTTGGTCAATTTATAGAGGCTGTGTTGTGAGTTTGGGCGATATTTCTGTGAAAGCTCCAGGAAGAAAGCTGTTGACCCTACCAAGTTTTACTTGGTCACCTCTTTCACTCCGGTCCCCTACTTTCTtttcatcaattttttttatataatatgacTTCTTCTCCATCCAAGCAAATAACACAAATTCATTCATGATTCATACTATATATATGAAATGCTGATGCTTGGGACTTTCTAATCATCATTGATGAAGAAACAAGCGCATTCATATTAATCATATCATAATAATTTACGtgacaaatatatttataaaaaaattatttaaaaatcaaatgaaattttaattgaaaGGATAAAGAATTGTAGTTTTAAGTTTAATTCTCatctactaaatttttttttatagatttcaCATGATTGAAATGACAAATATATCTCcacaataatatttttaatttataaaaaatatttttgataattgCTCAACTAACTTGAAACCGGGATGATACCATATCAATGAGGGGGTGGATATGtatttgattttgttgatgacTCTTGATAACATTAGGATTTAGCCTTATGCAATAGGAAATAATTGTTCAACAAGGGATGATAACATGAAGGGGTAGACAGTGACCTTGCCCGTCAAAAAGTGATAGATTTTTCATTTAgttcattatatttttatgaaattacatattaatataataataaaattatattttaatacccaataatttaaaatttatctttGACCCCTTTTTAAACAACCTTTTAATTTCGTCCCAATGTTGAACCAAAGTATTATAATTCCAACCAGATCTTGTTGGCATAGAATATTTAAATTTGATTGAATTTGactctaattatttatttttattaaaatttagttataaaatatgtagaataaaatttatgaaaacatTCAAAATGAAAGAAATAGAATTCATGATTACATAACTTGTGGATATATACAACTTAATTAAATGGGTCAttgtcatgaaataggcatactataattattttaaaattctaaatccATTTACCTTATGCATTATATTGATGGTTTTTAAGTAATTGCGTCTGAATAAACAAATCTTTTAAATTTGTTTGGTTTTGTATTCAACAAAATTTAAACTTCTttgtattcttttatttaaaataagataATATTTGGATATATTTACTTGTAATTATTATAATTGGTGAGTTTTAATTGATTGGGATTGTTTAAGCAACCCACGTAATCATTAGTCTTGTGCCAGATCTTGAGTAGCTTTATCGAGATCAAAAGTAAATTGTGCAAAAGCTTCTAATTCGGTGAATTGTACCAGCAACTTGTTTCATAGCTTTAATTTGAGCTACAGGTCTTACTCTGGAGACAAAAATCCTCACATTAATAGCAAGTCCGGTTTAGCATTGAATAGATCGGCGGATAAGAAAATTTGTCTATCTGTAAAGGAAATCACATTAGTAAGAATATACGTTGAAGCGTCTCCCGACTAGATCTCAACTATTGGTAAAGCAATCATATTTCCTTCACCTAACTGAAAACTTGATTTAGTGGCTTTTTTTAAAAGGCGTCAATGCAAATAAAAAAATATCTCCTAAATAAGCTTCACGACTCGACGATCTTTGTAATAGGAGTACCTAATGACACTTTTCAATTCTTAAGGGGAGGGTGAGAATTAAAGTAATTACAcccaaattcaatttaaaattttttttacacaaattctaaaattatattataagcatAACATGTACGAAGTTTTGGATGATTATGACAAAAATttcttatattataaattttaaaaatatatattattaaaatatttgtatattttataaagttataaaaaatcttatttaaatcctaaaaaaattctaaaattatggccaaaagataataacatgttataaatattttataatatatttatttataatttttttgaccAAGTATGAACTTAATTTATTTAGGATTCATGCTAAAAATAAtacttttattaataaaaatgttataatttttcttatcataatttatttataaaaataacttgTAACACTAATGACAAAAAGTATATTATTTATAGTAATTGTTATGAAAGTTTTAGACAATttataaagtttttttttatcaaggttaaatattataattttatattatattgacTTAATTTACATATTATGTAAAGGGATATAATCtagaataaatatttttcaaattaagtttatttaagtttttataattaaagttaTATATTATTTGAACTATGAACTTAAATATTATAAGATCGATACTAATTATGCAAATAGAAAATGTTTTCTTACACCATTTTGTGATATATGTTACTATTTGAGAGAATGATGCTAGACATAAGCACCATAAAAAACTCGTGAACTCTTTAATTTGACACATTCAAAGTTTTGAAATGTGGTTGAGAAAACATTTGttgttataaaaaaaatatttctcatATTAACAATATCAATCTAGTAtaacatagaaaaaaaaaaggtggaTCGTACTAGTATGTTGCATATTTTATAACTTCAATCATAGGTGGAATTGAGATGATCCATATATTTCAAATAGTACATGGAAGAATGAGATCTTGATAATCTTAATGATGCAAATTCAAAGTCAGATAATGTTGAACTCGATCAAAGACTCAAAAATGATAATAAGAagcatatgttaaatattaaagatggaataatctaaaaatatctactagaacaattagataaaattgcatataatgtttatttttcttgttatttttattattaatcatATTATCATATACTTTTAGACTAACATAatacatatgatgatttgattttaatttttgttgtttaaaattttttgatcattctaataattttataataattaatattttttaaatatataaattatgtaactatataattataatttgtacTATGAAACATAACTTAGGAAATTACGATGTAATTATACTCTTGTTAATCAAACACATCTAGAAAATTACTCTATATTGTCTCAAAAGAAATATTTTTATGAACATTGAATAATTACTCTCTCCAACaacaaacaaacatattcatatacatataaATGAAAACGTTCATGTACTGGTTGAAGCCAAAATTGAAGATtatgataatatttttctaattttacaatattttattttctaattaaagattaaaaacaaattaaaattttcaacttcctaaaaaaattaaataaaattgcatttaaatcaaataaaaattaaacttcaaaataaaaaaatatttaaaaaaatattaataatattaaaaagtaTTTAAGTATTCttaatttcttcttcttcaatctATCAGGTTAGTCGTTATTTTCGATATTCATCTTTTCTTCAATTTATCTATCAACTCCTTTAACTTCTAATATGATAAATTGTCTTTTAATGTCCATTCATTtgtttaatttcataataaaaacaatactCTTTGCAGAGAATCAACCTTATGTAAAATTGACATTTTCTTTCTCATCCTTCTAAATTGAGTTATCTTAAAAAAATAGTGTTGGAAAGATCTAGTTAAGAAAACACTTTAGTTacaacaaaagtttaaatatgttCTTAAAATTGAGTCGTTGTGATATTTATAATGATAAGCCTAAACTAGAATTATACTTGTGTTTTGTGCTAGGCAGACTCAAGTCCATCTGCTATATAGCCATACATGATACAAAAATAAACAAGTGGCTCACTAGCAAACGCAACTCTAGCGTAGTCCCCTTCGTCAGATCCTTTTACTATCAAAATGCTTGAGGATGAAAAGTATCGGACTAAGTTCATTTAAACTTAGTAAGCTCCAAAATAGACACAATTAGTTTTACCAGGATTCTgataatcaacaagcatcaatacTCGTAAGAAAAGAGCAACAGACTTTTTCGTGAGGCTCTGTTATACAGACATAATACACTAATTGCCATCCATAGTTCCTTGGCGGAAAATTACTCCAATTTAATATAACACATACAACACTTAGGCCGACACATTTCGCCTATTTATACATGTCTCCCACAACCCTGCATGGTTATCAACAACTTATCCTTGTGCCAGCCTCAGACCCATATCTCAGAAATCAAAATCACATACCGgtcatatttattttcatttcatatcCTTGTTAAGTCAAACACGTGTCCTCCCACAAGGTTGGGTCACGATCTGCTAGTCCAGTTTGCAATATAGTTGCCCTACTAGAGGCATCATGTATAGGTCTCCCTTCCACAATTTTCACATATCATAAATTATCTGGTACTGGGCTCGTGCAACAAGAAAGATGTTTTTACATTAACAATAGTCATACTCACACACATGTCTAGACACAACCCATCGATTCATTTACGGTAAAAGCAACTTACTGCACACAACCCACATATATGAAAGTTTCATAACTCAAAGAAAGTAAGAAAGAACTCACATGTACAGAGTTGGATGCGTTTTCACACTCTCTCCAAAAATGatctatttttctaaattttcaaaaaatcaatctATAAAGCCAATTAACAAAGTATttcaatacatatatgtatagctAATTTAGTCCCTTTCCATAGGTCACAATATTAGAGGATTACATAAGATATTTTTCTTTTCTAGTCGAAGCTTTGGCTTTTATACATAAATGGAGATTAAtatattaagacattaattattgagtttaataatataattatgttCATCGTATGGGTAAAATTTTGAATTCATCCTATATTTATATAACATCATTCCAATTTATAGAGTTAAAATTTTCCTTTCCAAATCGAGCAAATaagtataatatttaatttattaaaaattaatgcaTATACTTTATATGAATTATCCTAATCAAActataaaaagt belongs to Gossypium arboreum isolate Shixiya-1 chromosome 7, ASM2569848v2, whole genome shotgun sequence and includes:
- the LOC108486450 gene encoding heavy metal-associated isoprenylated plant protein 16-like, with the protein product MKQTMVVKVTMSDEKSRSKALKVVVGFSGVESASLKGDDKSQIEVTGDGVDAVQLTSRLRKSVGHAELVSVSAVGGEKKEEAKEPPAAYVWPYNQPLYVYQELPYAHQQDPCSIM